A single window of Deltaproteobacteria bacterium DNA harbors:
- a CDS encoding 4Fe-4S dicluster domain-containing protein: MSDYIIFQDVDRCIGCYSCEIHCKANKKLPDGPRLCRIYQFGPKLVDKVPRMAFSFLACFHCEKPWCVSACPSKAMQKRPKDGIVYVEAEKCIGCKLCLYACPWGVPQFIQEDCVAVKCDLCKDRIDQGLQPACVTKCITGCLQFGRRELMPEEQVRRYELLATP; this comes from the coding sequence ATGAGTGATTACATCATCTTTCAGGATGTGGATCGATGCATCGGCTGCTATTCGTGTGAAATTCACTGTAAGGCCAACAAGAAACTTCCCGATGGTCCCCGTTTGTGCCGGATTTACCAGTTTGGTCCCAAGCTCGTGGATAAGGTCCCCCGAATGGCCTTCAGCTTTCTCGCCTGTTTTCACTGCGAAAAACCCTGGTGCGTCTCCGCCTGTCCCTCGAAGGCCATGCAAAAGCGTCCCAAAGACGGAATCGTTTACGTGGAAGCCGAGAAATGCATAGGCTGCAAACTGTGTCTCTACGCGTGTCCCTGGGGAGTGCCCCAATTCATTCAGGAAGATTGCGTCGCGGTCAAATGCGATCTTTGCAAGGATCGTATCGACCAGGGGCTTCAACCGGCTTGCGTTACCAAGTGTATTACCGGTTGCCTCCAGTTCGGCAGGAGAGAACTCATGCCGGAGGAACAGGTGAGGCGGTATGAATTATTGGCTACCCCCTAA